The nucleotide window ACGAGACGTTCGCGAAGCTGTTCGCGTACTTCGACCGCAACGCCGACGGCGCTCTGGACGCGAAGGAGGTGACGCTGCTGCCCCCGGCGCGGGCGCTGCGCCAGTCGCTGGGGAGCGGGTTCACGCCGCCGACCGGGCCGGTCCTGACGCTCGCGGACCTGGACCGCAACGGTGACATCAAGGTGAGCCTCGACGAGTTGGTGGCCTACTACCGCGCGAACGGGCTGGGCAACATTCAGGTCGGCGCCGGCACGCTGCCCGCGAGCGCCGACCTGACCGCGGCGCTGGTCAAGCACCTGGACACGAATTCTGACGGCAAAGTGAGCGAAGCGGAGTGGCGGGCGGCGGCCGACGTGCTGAAGGCGCTCGACAAGAACGACGACGAGCTGATCGGCGCCGGCGAACTGGTGCCGAAGGCCGTGTACCCCGGCGCCGCGGGCGCGCTGCTCCTGTCCCCACCGGGCACGGACACAACCGGGCAACCCGCGGCGGTCGCGGCTCTGCCGCTGGTGCTGCTCCCGGCCGACCCGAAGGACGCGAACTGGGCCGCCGAGGTCGCCCGCCGCGACCCGCGGCACAAGGTGACCGACGCGGCGGCGTGGCGCCAGAAGGCGGCCGACGTTACGTGGGCGGTGAATCTGTCCGACAAAGGTGGTGCGTCGGACCGGCTCGCGTTCGCCGGGACCGCGGTTCGTGTGGACGGCTGGGCCGCTCCGGGGAAGGCGGGCGAAGCCGCCGCGACCGCGCGCAAACAGTTCGTCGCGCAACTGGACGCGCCCGAACCGGCCGACGCACCCAAGGGGCGCCGGCCGGCCGGCGGGCTGGGGTGGCTGACACCGATCGCCGACCGCGACGGCGACGGCACCCTGGACCGCAAGGAACTCGACGGGTGGCTCGACCTGCAAGCCCAGATCATGCGGGGGCAGGTCTTCCTCACGGTCCTCGACGGCGCCGGGTTGTTCGAGCTGCTGGACGCGAACCACGACGGGGCGCTGTCGGTGCGGGAGCTGCGCGGCGCGTGGGACCGGCTGAAGGCCGCGGGGTGCGTCGCCGACGGCGCGGTCGCCCCGGCGAAGGTGCCGCGCGGGGTTCTGTGTGCGGCGAGCCTGGGTTACCCGCGGACGCTGGCGGCGAGCACCCGCGGCGGCCCGGCGTGGTTCGTGGCGATGGACCGCAACGGCGACGGGGACGTGTCGCGCCGCGAGTTCACCGGCCCGGCCGCGGTGTTCGACACGCTCGACCTTGATAAGGACGGGCTGCTCAGTGCCGAAGAGGCCGGGAAGGCGAACCCGAAGAAGTGATGACCGATCCGATTGAACCGAACGAGCCGCAGATGAGTCAAGCTGAAGTTCCGGCCCCGCCTGTTTGGGGGCGGGAGCTTCAGCTCTTCCCGACTTGGAAAGTGGAACAATTGGACTTGATACCCGATCCCGTCCGGGACGTGTCGTTCCCGGATTCCGTGTAATTCGCGCCCCATCGTCATAAAATGCCGGTATGTGGCCCAACCGCGAAGAAACCGACCGCCTGCTCGACGAGGCCCGCGCCGGCGCGCCGGGCGCGGTCGACAAGCTCCTCGGCGAGTTCCGCGACCCGCTGCGCCAGGTCGTCGGCCTGCGGCTCGACCCCGCCGTCGCGCGCCGCGTGGACGCCTCCGACATCGTTCAGGACGTGCTGATCGAGGCCAACCAGCGGCTCACCGAGTACCTGAAGAAGCCCGACATGCCGTTCCACCTGTGGCTGCGGCACCTCGCGCAGGACCGCATCATCGACACGCACCGCCGGCACCGGCTGGCGCAGCGCCGCAGCGTGGACCGCGAGCAGCCGATCGCCCGCCCGGCGTGGAACGACGAGTCGAGCGTCTCCCTCGTCGCGCAACTGATCGACACCGAGCGCACCCCCACGTCCGAAGCGATCCGGCTGGAGCTCCAGCGCCGGCTCGCGACCGCGATCGACAAGCTCTCCGAGGACGACCGCGAGATCGTGCTCATGCGGCACCACGAGGCGCTGTCGAACCAGGAGGTGGCGCACGCGCTGCAGTTGACCGAGGCCGCGGCGTCGATGCGGTACTTGCGGGCGCTGCGGCGGTTGCGCACGGTGCTCGTGCCGGACGGACAGGAGCGGCCCGATGACGTCTGATGCCGGCGCCGCCGGGCGCGCGTACCCGTACTGGTCGGGCTGGCACATGGTCGGCTGCTCGGTGCTGTTCTTCGGGCTCTTCGGCACGTTCGCGGTGTCGCTGTTCCCGGCCGGGTACGGCCGCGTCCGCACCGGCGACCTGCCGACCGGCGTCGCGATGATGGTGTTCGGCGTGTTCGGCGCGCCCACGCTCGGGATGGCGTTCTGGTCGCTGGTCACGGGCGTGCGCAACGCGTTCCGCCCGCCGCTGCTGCGGCTCACCGCCGCCGCACTGGTGCTCCCGGTCGAAGCGCGCGGCGAGCCACCGCGGGGCGAACACGGCGAGCTGCTGTCGCACGAGCCCCCTCAGCCCGAAGCGGTGCCGCTGAACGCGATCCGGACGGTCGCGACGAACGGGGGCGGGCACAAGCGGGCGCTGGAGGTGGTTCACGACCTCAGCGCCCAGCCGCTCCGCATCGAGGCGCACATGATGCGCCCGGCCGACTTTGACGATCTTGAGGCCCGGTTGAGGAACGCCGTGCCGGCCGCGTTCGCGACCGCCGTGATGTGAGCCGAGGGTTCCGATGCCGCCCTTCGACCTCGACACCGCCGCACGGTTCGGCACAGGCCCCGCCCGCCTGGTGTCGCTCGCCTTGATGATGACGACCCGCGACGGGGCCGATCGGCTCACGTTCGATCCCTCGCGCCGGTCCGGGGCCGGGAGCAGCACCGTCGAGTGCCGCATCGGGGGCGACTGGTATAGCCTGGTACCGCCGCCCGATACGGTCCTGCCAAAGTTGACGCGCCTGCTGCGCGAGCTGGCCGGCGGACCGGACGGCCGGTTCACCGCGCGTCTCGGCGGGCACGAGTTCGCCGTCCGCGTAGAGATCGTGCCGGTGCCACACCCGCCGTCGTCCGTCCTGGAGTGCTCGACTCTGGAACTCCCGGTTCTGCCGGAGCTGTCCGGGCGGGCAAATGAACTGCTCGACTCGCACTTTGATGAAAACGGC belongs to Gemmata obscuriglobus and includes:
- a CDS encoding sigma-70 family RNA polymerase sigma factor, whose product is MWPNREETDRLLDEARAGAPGAVDKLLGEFRDPLRQVVGLRLDPAVARRVDASDIVQDVLIEANQRLTEYLKKPDMPFHLWLRHLAQDRIIDTHRRHRLAQRRSVDREQPIARPAWNDESSVSLVAQLIDTERTPTSEAIRLELQRRLATAIDKLSEDDREIVLMRHHEALSNQEVAHALQLTEAAASMRYLRALRRLRTVLVPDGQERPDDV